CTGAACCCGTTTTGCGCGCAGATTTTCGCCGCAGCCAGCCGCTCTTCCAGACTGGCCCCTCCCAGCTCCTCGGACTGTCTGACCTGGGGAGAGTTCAGGGACCAGGCCGGCAGGACCCGGTCGGGACGGGCCACGGCCTCCATCCAGCTCAGATCGACGATCTTGGACTTAAGCTCCAGGCAGACGTTCTCGTAGGCCCCGAGAAAACCGACCAGATCCCGGCTGTAGCCGGTTAGACACTCCAGGACCAGTGAATCGGTAAACTCTCCGGTTCCCACCCTGAACCGCTTGCGCGGATCGGCTCCAAAGGCTCGGTCCAGCTCAGCGAAAAGGTCTCCCTGATTGGCCCAGACTTTGAGAACTCTGTCTTGAAAATAGGCCTGGAGGATGCAGTAGCTGCAGGCCAGGGGACAATTCTCTCCAATGTGCACAATGCGGTAGCCGCAACAATTGTATTCGCGGGTGCCCGGACAGAAGCGGAGAAAGCGCCCCCGGTACTGTTTGAGATAGAGGATGTCCCCGTTCACTGCCTGGCCCTCAACGTCCAGGAGGTCCTCATGGCGCCTTCCCTCTTCGAGAATCTCCCAGATTAGTCCCGGCAACCGCTTCCGGACCCGGTCGAACATGGCCGTTCCCACGACCGACTCGTCGGCCAAACCCCGGACAATGGACTGGACATGGGCCGGAAGGCCCGGATATCTGTCATCCCCTTCGGTGTCGCCGTTCATCTTTCCCTCCATCACCGTTCCCAAGGCGCTCCTTGCCTCCCCGGGACCTTTACGATACCTGTTTTTGCATGCCTGAACGCCAACCATGCGAGAGATGACATGCTGAACAAACCCAGACTCCTGACCCCCGGACCGACTCCCCTGCCCGAGGAGGTCAGACTTGCCCTGGCCCGGGACATGATCCACCACCGCAAGGCCGACTTCG
This Deltaproteobacteria bacterium DNA region includes the following protein-coding sequences:
- a CDS encoding radical SAM protein; its protein translation is MNGDTEGDDRYPGLPAHVQSIVRGLADESVVGTAMFDRVRKRLPGLIWEILEEGRRHEDLLDVEGQAVNGDILYLKQYRGRFLRFCPGTREYNCCGYRIVHIGENCPLACSYCILQAYFQDRVLKVWANQGDLFAELDRAFGADPRKRFRVGTGEFTDSLVLECLTGYSRDLVGFLGAYENVCLELKSKIVDLSWMEAVARPDRVLPAWSLNSPQVRQSEELGGASLEERLAAAKICAQNGFRVCLHFDPIIRHPGWREGYTRTVEAIFDHLRPENIAYVSLGSFRFMPALKGVIEENFPDSTYIYDEFITGLDGKQRLLRPLRVEQLEFVAGRLRAGGLDRQLYMCMESNEVWRSVLGYTPADLGGLSRHLMAQAFQDV